Within Actinoplanes sp. L3-i22, the genomic segment GATTTCATCATCGGCGCGAAGCGCGGCGAATTCGACTTCCTGTTCGAAGGTTGATGCGGTAGCCACCCGGCGCTGAAAACAAAGCCCGCGCACACCGGGCGCGGCGTCGGCATTCCGGTGCTCCTGGGACCGGTCGCGACCTGCCCGGCCGCCCGGCCCCGCCGGCCGCGATCCCGCTGCGCCCGATCATCGAACCGGCAGCGGCCCACGGCTCTTGATCGTGCGGATCGCGAACGTGCTGCGGGCGTCGACGACGTGCGGGACGGCCAGGATCTGGTCGAGCAGGATCCGTTCGTACTCGGCCAGGCTGCCGGCAGCGATCTCGATCAGGAAGTCCGTCTCCCCGGAGATCAGGTAGCACGCCACCACCGCCGGGATCGCCGTCAACGCCGCCTCGACCTGCGTCGACGTCTCGTGCGAGTGCCGGTTCACCTTCAACTGCACGAAGACCGTCAGCTCCAGCCCGAGCCGCTCCCGGTCCAGCTCGGCCCGGTACCCGGCGATCACCCCGGCCTGCTCCAGGGCCCGCAGCCGCCGCAGGCACGCCGACGGCGACAGGTTCACCGCCTCGGCCAGCTCGTTGTTCGCGATCCGCCCGTCCACCTGCAGCCGGCTCAGAATCGCCCGGTCGGTGGCATCAAAAGAAGACATCACAACATTATTTCCCGTACGGCCGTAGCCGCCGCACGAAGTTGCGCCGCCCCGCCCGCAGGCGCCGAAGTTTGCCATCGCGTGCGGCCCGGATGTCGCGAGGATTGCGTCATGCTCAGCACCCCGCGTGGCATCGCGCTCTACGTCGGCGCCCTCCTCGGGCCCGGCCTGCTCGTCCTGCCCGGCCTGGCCGCCGACCGGGCCGGCCCCGCCTCGATCGTCGCCTGGGCCCTGCTGCTGGTCCTGTCCGGCCTGGTCGCCGTGGTCTTCGCCCGGTTCGGCACCGAGCACCGCTCGGCCGGCGGCGTCGCCGACTACGTCACCGCCGGCCTCGGTGAACGCGCCGGGCGCGCGGCCGGCTGGTGCTTCCTGGCCGGCATCGTCACCGGCGCCCCGATCGTCTGCACGCTCGGCGCCGGCTACCTGACCGGCGGCCACACCGGGCAGGCGCTGCTCGCCGGCGCGATGCTGGCCCTGCTGATCGCGGTCAGCCGGCGCGGCCTGCGCACCTCGACCGGTGTCCAGCTGGCCATGGTGGCCGTCCTGCTGCTGGTCCTGGCCCTGGCCGTGGGCGGCGCCCTGCCCGGCTCGGACCCGGCCAACTTCCGCCCGTTCGCCCCGCACGGCTGGTCGGCGATCGGCGACGCGGCCGCCGTGCTGATGCTCTCGTTCGTCGGCTGGGAGGCGGTCGCCCCGCTGACCGGGCGCTTCGCCGACCCGCGCCGCCAGCTGCCGCGGGTGATCGGCGCCGCCTTCGCGATCACCGCGGTGCTCTACCTGGCACTGGCCGGCGTCACGATCGCCGCGCTCGGGGCCGGGGCGGGCACCCGGACGCCGATCGCCGCCCTGCTCACCGTGGCGATCGGGCCGTCCGGCCAGGTGGTCGCGGCGGTGGCGGCGGTGCTGCTGACCCTCGGGACGGTCAACGCGTATCTGAGCGGGGGCGCGGAGCTGGCTCGTACCCTCAGTCGGTCTTCGTGGTGGTTTCCGGTCAGCCTGACCGGCGCCGGAGTCGTGATCCTCGCCCTGATCGGCCTCGGGGTCGTCCCGGTCGCCGCCGCGGTGACCATCCCGGTCTCGTTCTTCCTGCTGGTCTACGTCGGCTGCATGCTGTCCGCGGCCCGCTCGATGCACGGCCCGGTGCGCCTGATCGCCGCGGTCGCGGCCGCCGCCAACGTGATCATTCTCGGCTACGCGGGCGCCGCCGCCCTCCCGGCGATCCTGGTCGCCGCGGTCGTCGCCGGCACCGCCCGCCCGGCCCGCCCGACCCGTCAGCTCACCTCCACCGCCTGACGCTTCACCTCCACCGCCCGGCGATCCACCTCCACCGCCGGGCGGATCGCCTCCGCCGCCGGGCGGTGGGGCCGGGTTCAGCCCTTGGCGAGCTCGGCGCGGGCGGCCTGGACCAGCTCGGCGTTGGTGTGGGCGTGGCCCCACAGGCCCCAGCCGCCCTCGGCCGCCTCGGTGAGCAGCACCCAGGTGCGCTGGGCCAGGGACGGGTCGCCGGCCGCCGCCGCCACGACGGCGGTCAGCCGCTCGACGACCGCGACCTGCTTGTCCCGGTCGAGCGCGCCGGCGTTGGTGAGCACCTGGACCCGGACGTAGTCGCTGTCGCCGTCGACGTTGGCGATCGCGTCGGCGGGCAGGTCGTGCACGAAGGCCGCCGTGTTCTTGCGGAACATCGCGATGTCCGGCACCTGCTCCACCTCCTTGACCGCGGTGGCCAGGTCGATCGCCAGCTGGTGCCGGTCGGCGAAGGTGCCGGGCGC encodes:
- a CDS encoding Lrp/AsnC family transcriptional regulator, encoding MSSFDATDRAILSRLQVDGRIANNELAEAVNLSPSACLRRLRALEQAGVIAGYRAELDRERLGLELTVFVQLKVNRHSHETSTQVEAALTAIPAVVACYLISGETDFLIEIAAGSLAEYERILLDQILAVPHVVDARSTFAIRTIKSRGPLPVR
- a CDS encoding APC family permease, yielding MLSTPRGIALYVGALLGPGLLVLPGLAADRAGPASIVAWALLLVLSGLVAVVFARFGTEHRSAGGVADYVTAGLGERAGRAAGWCFLAGIVTGAPIVCTLGAGYLTGGHTGQALLAGAMLALLIAVSRRGLRTSTGVQLAMVAVLLLVLALAVGGALPGSDPANFRPFAPHGWSAIGDAAAVLMLSFVGWEAVAPLTGRFADPRRQLPRVIGAAFAITAVLYLALAGVTIAALGAGAGTRTPIAALLTVAIGPSGQVVAAVAAVLLTLGTVNAYLSGGAELARTLSRSSWWFPVSLTGAGVVILALIGLGVVPVAAAVTIPVSFFLLVYVGCMLSAARSMHGPVRLIAAVAAAANVIILGYAGAAALPAILVAAVVAGTARPARPTRQLTSTA